Genomic window (Blastocatellia bacterium):
CCGTCGGCATACGCTTCATAAGGAGACGAAGTAGTGCAGGGGTATAGTGTGAGCGGATAGCACGGCGGTCTCCAAAACCGCAAGGGCGGGTTCGAATCCTGCTACCCCTGCCACTCGTCCTCACAGCGGAATATGGCGAAAGTTGCCGAGCAGATAGAGGAGAAAGAAATCGGCGCGGAACCAAGTTGGTTCACCCGGGGCGTTCGCTGGATCGCCCTGCTCCCGGTTCGTATCGGAAGCTGGACAGTGGCCAAGGCGCGGGCGGCGCGGCAGTTTTACCAGGACGTGAAGATGGAGATGAAGAAAGTCACCTGGCCGACGCGACAGGATGTCTATGGACAAACGGTTGTGGTGTTGATTGTGCTCTTTTTCTTCGGCTACTTCCTCTATTACACGAATCTGGCGCTCGGCTATCTGGTGAGCAAGCTCATCGAGTATTCGTCACAATAGATCATGGCGAAACGGTGGTTCATCGTTCATACCTATTCGGGGCACGAGCATAAGGTTTGCGAGAGCCTGAAGAATCGGGTGCGGGCTTTCGGCATGGAGCAGGAGATCTCCGATGTGCTGGTCCCCATCGAGAAAGTGGTGGAGCTGCGTGGCGGTCGCCGCGTGGAGTCGGAGAAGATGATCTTCCCCGGTTATGTGCTGGTGCAGATCGAGACCGACGAGAACGGGGAAATCTCGGAGAAAGCCTGGCATGTCGTGCGCAATACACCGAAAGTGACCGGATTCGTCGGCGGTCAGCATCCGACTCCTCTAACCGAAGAGGAGGTCAACGAAATCATTCACCACGTTTCGCTCACTGCCGATAAGCCGAAACCGAAGCACACCTTCACCACCGGCGAAATGGTGAAGATCATGGACGGGCCGTTCACCGGGTTCATCGGCAAGGTGGACGACATTAATCCCGACAAAAACACGCTCAAGGTCATGGTGACCATCTTTGGACGGCCGACGCCGGTGGAGTTGAATTTCCTTCAAGTCGAGAAGGTCACGTTTGCCGAAGAGGAGTGAACTATGGCCAAGAAGGTAGTCGCCCAGGTCAAACTTCAGCTGCCGGCGGGAAAAGCTAATCCCTCGCCGCCGGTGGGAACCTCGCTCGGCCCGCATGGCATTAACCTGATGGAGTTTTGCAAGCAGTTCAACGCCCGGACGGCCAACGCCGGCGATGTGAAAATTCCCGTCGTGGTGACGATCTATCAGGATCGGTCCTTCACGTTCGTGACCAAGACGCCTCCGGCTGCCGATCTGTTGAAGAAGGCCGCAGGCATCGAGAAGGGATCGCCCCAGCCGAACCGGACCAAGGTGGGCAAGATCACCCGGAAACAACTCGAGGAGATTGCCCGCATGAAGCTGCCCGATTTGAACACGACGTCTTTAGAGGCGGCCATGCGCATCATCGCCGGGACGGCCAGGAACATGGGATTGGAGATCGTCGAATAGGTCCGTTGACCTCCATACGGACGACCGGAGGGTGAGACCGATTATGAGCGGAAAGAAGTACGCTGCTGCGGCAGCCCAGATTGATCGAACCAGGGCTTATAGTTTGGCCGAGGCCATCGAGCGGGTGAAGCAGGTCGCCTATGCCCGCTTCGATGAGACGGTCGAGCTGGCGATTCAGCTCAATGTGGACCCGCGCAAGGCCGATCAGATGGTGCGCGGCACGGTCGTGCTCCCGCACGGCCTGGGCAAGAGCAAGAGAGTCGCCGTCATTGCGACGGGCGATAAGGTGAAAGAGGCCGAGGAAGCCGGTGCTGACATCGTGGGTGGCGAAGACCTGGTCGAGAAGATCAAAGGAGGATGGTTGGAGTTCGACGCCCTCATCGCCACGCCCGATGTCATGCGCTCGGTGGGGCAGTTGGGGAAAATTCTGGGCCCGCGCGGGCTCATGCCGAACCCTAAGACCGGAACGGTGACCTTCGATGTCAAAAGCGCCGTGCGCGAGGTGAAGGCCGGACGGGTGGAATTTCGCGTGGATAAAACCGGCGTCATTCATGTGCCCATCGGCAAGAGGTCGTTTGAGACGGACAAGCTCGTCGCGAACGCCCAGGCGCTCATTGATGCGGTCATCCACGCGAAACCGGCGTCGGCCAAGGGCAAATACATCAAGAGCATCTATCTCTCGACAACCATGAGTCCGGCGGCGAAAGTGGATGTCAGCGGGCTTCCGTGAACAGTTGGCTGCCATGAGGGGGGCAGCGGAACGGTGGTTCAGGAGGGCGAGCAGGGCTGACCGCCGGAACGGATCGTGTGCCGGGCAAGTGCAAAGCGGATGTGGGGTGAGGGAGAATTCGTCAGACGTCAGGTGAAGGATTATGAAGACGAGGATTCAACGGCAGCAAGAAATTGAGCAGTTGGCGGAGGAATTT
Coding sequences:
- the secE gene encoding preprotein translocase subunit SecE, with amino-acid sequence MAKVAEQIEEKEIGAEPSWFTRGVRWIALLPVRIGSWTVAKARAARQFYQDVKMEMKKVTWPTRQDVYGQTVVVLIVLFFFGYFLYYTNLALGYLVSKLIEYSSQ
- the nusG gene encoding transcription termination/antitermination protein NusG, yielding MAKRWFIVHTYSGHEHKVCESLKNRVRAFGMEQEISDVLVPIEKVVELRGGRRVESEKMIFPGYVLVQIETDENGEISEKAWHVVRNTPKVTGFVGGQHPTPLTEEEVNEIIHHVSLTADKPKPKHTFTTGEMVKIMDGPFTGFIGKVDDINPDKNTLKVMVTIFGRPTPVELNFLQVEKVTFAEEE
- the rplK gene encoding 50S ribosomal protein L11; translation: MAKKVVAQVKLQLPAGKANPSPPVGTSLGPHGINLMEFCKQFNARTANAGDVKIPVVVTIYQDRSFTFVTKTPPAADLLKKAAGIEKGSPQPNRTKVGKITRKQLEEIARMKLPDLNTTSLEAAMRIIAGTARNMGLEIVE
- the rplA gene encoding 50S ribosomal protein L1 — its product is MSGKKYAAAAAQIDRTRAYSLAEAIERVKQVAYARFDETVELAIQLNVDPRKADQMVRGTVVLPHGLGKSKRVAVIATGDKVKEAEEAGADIVGGEDLVEKIKGGWLEFDALIATPDVMRSVGQLGKILGPRGLMPNPKTGTVTFDVKSAVREVKAGRVEFRVDKTGVIHVPIGKRSFETDKLVANAQALIDAVIHAKPASAKGKYIKSIYLSTTMSPAAKVDVSGLP